A genomic stretch from Clavelina lepadiformis chromosome 5, kaClaLepa1.1, whole genome shotgun sequence includes:
- the LOC143460140 gene encoding uncharacterized protein LOC143460140, which produces MKPLIILVLLFLQYLSTTQSKLKPPAWKHCVHNLHAGKKWLEFSSPGYPHGITTQLQCSWIIASNPSQRIKLAFYNLNLTGSINNCYTQSLVFYELKTSSKIGTFCGKKRPGDYVSYGNQVRLDLLADTAAAGHQGFLLKYKATKEPGGFKNTFSFTQKKPEPKPKPKPKPKPKPKPGRKKPITTPKPPQPNGGKVILSNFLRKKEQAKKHPQAGGQNFIPPRPAAPASEIKITTGNEKKDETFDWRYAVGIAVGGVLVLVMIIVAIYLCFFRKKKKTKQTVDENSHVGNPANTLAHPIQRRHDLPGILSSNQAPHLLMNYTGHSASPNTSYQQVHSPHRAEHTNVLLQKPVNHKQTMRNDVEKNVINPWLSQTAHEFTTFENGGYITEKLQYGPGPFLPVMYPLSTQCDDEGYGTAKTADMNTRSQTEPRKKKVPTLKRKLSEWEKEQIKKGKPNR; this is translated from the exons ATGAAGCCGCTCATCATACTCGTCTTACTATTTCTTCAATATTTATCAACGACGCAATCCAAGTTGAAACCACCTGCAT GGAAACACTGCGTTCACAATCTGCACGCGGGGAAAAAATGGCTGGAATTCAGTAGTCCCGGCTACCCGCATGGAATAACGACACAATTGCAGTGCTCATGGAT AATTGCTTCCAATCCATCACAGCGTATCAAACTGGCCTTCTACAATTTAAACTTGACCGGATCAATAAACAATTGTTATACTCAATCACTAGTATTTTATGAGCTCAAAACAAGCAGCAAAATA GGAACTTTTTGTGGTAAAAAGAGACCGGGCGACTACGTTTCTTAcg GCAATCAAGTGCGGTTGGATCTCCTTGCTGATACTGCTGCCGCTGGCCATCAAGGCTTCCTTTTGAAATACAAAGCAACTAAAGAACCGGGAGGCTTTAAAA ATACATTCTCATTTACCCAGAAGAAACCAGAACCTAAACCTAAACCTAAACCTAAACCCAAACCCAAACCCAAACCGGGTCGCAAGAAACCCATAACGACGCCCAAACCTCCACAGCCAAACGGCGGTAAAGTTATTCTCTCTAACTTCCTGAGGAAAAAAGAACAAGCAAA aaaacatCCCCAGGCAGGAGGGCAAAATTTTATCCCACCAAGACCAGCGGCGCCGGCAAGTGAAATAA AGATAACTACTGGCAACGAAAAGAAAGATGAAACCTTTGATTGGCGTTATGCAGTCGGAATCGCAGTTGGAGGTGTCCTCGTCCTTGTTATGATCATTGTCGCCATATATTT ATGCttctttagaaaaaaaaagaaaacaaaacaaaccgtTGATGAAAACAGTCACGTCGGGAATCCAGCTAACACTCTA GCACACCCAATACAAAGGCGTCATGATTTACCCGGAATTTTATCTTCCAATCAAGCCCCGCATCTTCTTATGAACTACACCGGACATTCAGCGTCACCTAACACCTCATACCAACAAGTGCATTCACCCCACAGGGCTGAGCATACTAACGTGCTACTACAGAAACCAGTTAACCATAAGCAAACTATGCGTAATGACGTGGAGAAGAACGTCATTAATCCGTGGTTAAGTCAAACAGCACACGAGTTTACTACTTTCGAGAATGGGGGCTACATTACTGAAAAACTGCAATACGGTCCAGGGCCTTTTTTACCAGTAATGTACCCGCTGTCGACCCAGTGCGATGACGAAGGATACGGAACTGCAAAAACAGCGGATATGAACACTCGGTCACAAACGGAACCGCGAAAAAAGAAAGTCCCGACGCTAAAGCGGAAGCTCAGCGAGTGGGAAAaggaacaaataaaaaagggAAAACCAAATCGTTAA
- the LOC143460137 gene encoding F-box-like/WD repeat-containing protein TBL1XR1, with product MSITSDEVNFLVYRYLQESGFQHSAFVFGLESHISQSNINGALVPPAALISIMQKGLQYVEAEISIDEDGMMFEGRYSESLSLVDAVMPDVVLAKQQQLREKMAAQKLKSEQEQKLNVPENILQNNDEEVPVCSSPQTSSTCATINANSSSMTTTVVTAATSTTSIKKEPQSNGENRLSVRPSTEQIEDKPMEVDTDHSEIQISLSNATVLRGHDSEVFICAWNPMQDLLASGSGDSTARIWNLKEDAVTSTSAPSAGGQQLVLRHCIKDGNQEVPSNKDVTSLDWNCDGTLLATGSYDGYARLWETSGRLQNVLGQHKGPIFALKWNKKGNYILSAGVDKTTIIWDAITGEAKQQFPFHQAPALDVDWQNNTCFASCSTDMSIHVCKLGVDRPLKTFGGHSNEVNAIKWDPSGSLLASCSDDMTLKVWSMKQDNFVHDLRAHNKEIYTIKWSPAGPGSSNPNQNLMLASASFDSTVRLWELEKGACLHTLTKHHEPVYSVAFSPDGRLLASGSFDKCVHIWSTHTGQLVHSYEGTGGIFEVCWNAAGNKVGASASDGTVCVLDLRK from the exons ATGAGCATCACGTCAGACGAAGTCAACTTTCTGGTGTATCGCTATCTGCAGGAATCTG GTTTTCAACATAGTGCATTTGTTTTTGGCCTCGAATCACACATTAGCCAGTCTAACATTAACGGAGCCCTGGTACCTCCTGCTGCCCTTATAAGTATTATGCAAAAGGGTCTACAATATGTTGAAGCAGAAATCAGTATTGATGAG GATGGAATGATGTTTGAAGGAAGGTACAGTGAAAGCTTATCCTTGGTTGATGCTGTTATGCCTGATGTTGTGTTAGCTAAGCAACAACAGCTTCGTGAGAAAATGGCTGCACAGAAACTAAAAAGTGAACAAGAACAAAAGCTTAACGTtcctgaaaatattttgcaaaataatgaTGAAGAAGTGCCTGTGTGCAGTTCACCACAGACAAGCTCAACATGTGCAACAATTAACGCGAATTCTTCTTCCATGACAACAACAGTTGTAACAGCTGCTACATCAACAACAAGCATAAAGAAAGAACCACAATCAAATGGAGAGAACCGTTTGAGTG TGAGACCAAGCACTGAACAGATAGAGGATAAGCCGATGGAAGTGGATACCGATCACAGTGAAATCCAAATCTCCTTAAGTAATGCCACAGTTCTACGTGGTCATGATTCGGAAGTATTCATATGTGCCTGGAACCCGATGCAAGATTTGCTTGCTTCAGG GTCCGGTGATTCAACCGCTCGAATTTGGAATCTCAAGGAAGATGCTGTGACATCAACATCAGCGCCATCTGCTGGTGGACAGCAACTGGTCTTGCGACATTGTATCAAAGATGGCAATCAAGAAGTTCCTAGTAATAAAGATGTGACATCACTTGATTGGAAT TGTGATGGGACTCTATTAGCCACTGGATCGTATGATGGCTACGCAAGATTGTGGGAGACCAGTG GTCGCCTTCAAAACGTTCTCGGTCAACACAAAGGCCCCATATTTGCCCTCAAGTGGAACAAAAAGGGCAATTATATATTGAGTGCTGGTGTTGACAAAACCACAATTATCTGGGATGCAATCACCGGCGAAGCAAAACAGCAGTTCCCTTTCCACCAAG CACCAGCGCTCGACGTGGACTGGCAGAACAACACCTGCTTTGCTTCTTGTTCCACGGACATGAGCATACACGTTTGTAAGCTCGGAGTCGATCGACCATTAAAGACTTTCGGCGGTCATTCG AACGAAGTAAACGCAATCAAATGGGACCCATCGGGAAGTCTGCTGGCATCTTGTTCGGACGACATGACCTTAAAAGTGTGGTCAATGAAGCAAGACAATTTCGTGCACGACCTCAGAGCGCACAATAAGGAAATCTACACAATAAAATGGAGCCCTGCTGGTCCAGGCTCCAGTAACCCAAACCAAAACCTGATGTTAGCAAG TGCCTCCTTCGATTCAACGGTCCGGCTTTGGGAATTAGAGAAGGGTGCCTGCCTTCACACGCTCACCAAACATCACGAACCAGTCTACAGTGTTGCTTTCAGTCCGGATGGAAGATTACTTGCTAGCGGTTCCTTCGACAAGTGTGTTCACATATGGAGTACACAT ACTGGGCAGCTGGTACATAGCTACGAAGGCACTGGAGGGATATTCGAGGTTTGCTGGAACGCTGCTGGTAATAAAGTGGGCGCGAGCGCGTCCGATGGCACG GTATGCGTTTTAGACTTGAGGAAATGA